The following is a genomic window from Candidatus Vondammii sp. HM_W22.
TACTTTTTTTACGCTGAGTCAACAATATAGATGGCCAGAAACCACTTCTTCAACGGCAGCTTGGTGCCGTGAAAGATGGTGCCAGCAGTCAGGGAGCTTTGGTGGTGGCATTTGTGGCACTGATATACCTTACGGCTTTTGAGTTCACAACCTGTTGTGTTGCCACACTCAGGACATATATATCCGGTAGGCCAACGCAGTTGGTACAATGCTTGTTGACATTGCTCTTCAGAACCATATTTTTCAATAAATTTGTGTGAACCAAGACCTTTTTGAAACTGCACTGTATTTTTCGGCATGATAGAAAACGCTATATAATTCAGTAGGTTATGTTATGCAATGACCACTGACTCAATAGCTGAGCCTAGCAGGTAATCAGGTAAAGATTTGAACCCAAGGAGCCTCTGATCAATTCACGAACCGGTGTCTGATGGCTGAAATTTTCCAGCTCTGCGTTGAAGATTTTGGCAATAGCCGGCAATTTTCGCCTTGATCCGGAAGATTCCAACTCGTCATCCATCCGATCCAAAATTAATCAGAGGCTCCCTAACTGGATTTAGTATTAAACACATATAATGAAACTATGTGTGCATCGGAAATTTCGATTGAATCAAAGGGTCTTTGATATAGCAGCGGAGGAGGAAGGAGAGTATCTTATCGAAATTCTAAATTAGGGATTTAACGCTCCTAGCATTGTGGGATAACCAAGAATAAAGTCAAGAATTATTTGGCAATGGTTATTAAGTTGAATGACATCTTTCCGCGACGGAGGAAGATCCATGACGGAAGTAATCGCAACCAATCAGACTATTCTGGTTGTCGGCGGCGGAATCAGCGGTCTGACCGCTGCACTTGAAGCCGCTGAGACCGGAAAACAGGTCGTGCTGGTAGAGAGACGCCCCTTTGTTGGCGGGCGCATCACCCAGCTTTATAAATATTTCCCCAAGCTCTGCTTCCCGACCTGTGGTCTGGAAATCAATCAGCGCCGGGCAAAGATGAACCCTAACCTCACCATAATCACTATGGCCGAGGTGACCGGCATCCTGGGAGAAGCTGGCGATTACACCGCCACGGTTAAGATTAGCCCACGCTATATCAACGACAGCTGCACGGCCTGCGGTGACTGCGGCAAGGCAGTGGAGATCGAATTCGATAATGAGTTCAATTATGGTCTCGGCGGCATGAGCAAGCGCAAGGGTGCCTACCTCCCCCACAATATGGCTCACCCCCTGCGCTACGTCATCGATCCGAGCATCATCGGTACCGACGACGCAGAAAAAGCCAAGGCTGCCTGTAAGATTAATGCCGTTGATCTCGATATGCAGGAGGAGGTCATCGAATTCAATGCAGGCGCAATAATCTGGGCAACCGGATGGCGCCCCTATGACGCCAACAAGATCCAGCCATACGGTTATGATCGTTTCGCCAATGTGATCACCAACGTCGAGTTCGAGCGCATGGCCGATCCTCAGGGTCCTACCGGCGGTAAGCTGGTTCGCCCCTCTGACGGTAAAAAGGCCAAGAACGTCGCCTTTATCCAGTGCGCCGGCTCCCGTGACCACAACCATCTGCTGCACTGCTCACGCATCTGCTGCATGGCAACCCTGAAACAGACCCATTTTGTTCAGGATACCTGGGGGGATGAAGGCAAATCGACTATCTACTATATCGATATTCGTGCCATTGATCGCTTCGAGGAGTTCTTCCAGACGGT
Proteins encoded in this region:
- a CDS encoding CoB--CoM heterodisulfide reductase iron-sulfur subunit A family protein, encoding MTEVIATNQTILVVGGGISGLTAALEAAETGKQVVLVERRPFVGGRITQLYKYFPKLCFPTCGLEINQRRAKMNPNLTIITMAEVTGILGEAGDYTATVKISPRYINDSCTACGDCGKAVEIEFDNEFNYGLGGMSKRKGAYLPHNMAHPLRYVIDPSIIGTDDAEKAKAACKINAVDLDMQEEVIEFNAGAIIWATGWRPYDANKIQPYGYDRFANVITNVEFERMADPQGPTGGKLVRPSDGKKAKNVAFIQCAGSRDHNHLLHCSRICCMATLKQTHFVQDTWGDEGKSTIYYIDIRAIDRFEEFFQTVKDNPNVSFIKSKVASIVENKENGNPILHGVDTEGYNRYATDYDLVVLAIGMEPSVNKNSFPVDIVVNEEGFIEPAPENGGVFAAGCASDALDVNRAVQQATGAALRAIQVVNRVAGTEG